In a single window of the Patescibacteria group bacterium genome:
- a CDS encoding glutaredoxin family protein has translation MNQNIDKKVILYTTPTCVFCKNVKEYFAENNIKYELVDLAESRDRVQEMVDKSGQMGVPVIDAGGEIVVGFDKPKLDKIFA, from the coding sequence ATGAACCAAAATATAGATAAGAAAGTAATATTATACACAACCCCAACTTGTGTGTTTTGTAAGAATGTAAAAGAGTATTTCGCAGAAAACAATATTAAGTATGAATTGGTTGATTTAGCAGAAAGCCGAGATAGAGTCCAGGAAATGGTAGATAAATCTGGCCAAATGGGTGTTCCAGTAATTGACGCAGGTGGCGAAATAGTTGTTGGATTTGATAAGCCGAAGCTCGACAAAATATTTGCCTGA
- a CDS encoding FAD-dependent oxidoreductase: MNSIYDLIIIGAGPAGMTAGVYAARKKLRTLVITKDIGGQASWSSDIENYLGFSMITGPDLVKKFEEHLEEFKDDVELRISISGIAKIHKKAKNFVVETGDGKKESAKAIIIAGGKVPMELGVPGEKEFLNRGVAYCAWCDGPLFKGKDVAIIGGGNSALDAALNVSKIVNQIYIVNITKELNGDPVMKEKVLDIPKIRIINNTEVSMIEGDRTVESIRIKSRDGGLSKDLNVSGVFIEVGSLPATDYLKGLVKLNKNSEIIIDKYNMTSEPGIFAAGDITDIIEKQIITAAGEGAKAAICASQYLSRK, translated from the coding sequence ATGAACAGTATTTATGACTTAATAATTATAGGCGCAGGACCTGCCGGGATGACGGCTGGAGTCTACGCTGCAAGAAAAAAGCTAAGGACCCTAGTAATCACAAAGGACATCGGTGGGCAGGCTTCATGGAGTAGCGACATCGAAAACTATCTTGGTTTTAGCATGATAACTGGCCCAGATCTGGTCAAGAAATTTGAAGAGCATTTGGAGGAGTTTAAGGACGATGTAGAGCTCAGAATTAGTATCTCTGGTATCGCAAAAATCCATAAGAAAGCTAAAAACTTTGTGGTAGAAACTGGCGATGGTAAAAAGGAGTCGGCCAAAGCTATCATTATAGCTGGTGGAAAAGTACCCATGGAACTTGGCGTCCCTGGCGAGAAAGAATTTTTGAATCGCGGTGTAGCTTATTGCGCCTGGTGTGATGGCCCGCTATTCAAGGGAAAGGATGTGGCGATAATCGGTGGTGGCAATTCTGCTCTCGACGCCGCCCTAAATGTTAGTAAAATAGTCAATCAGATATACATAGTCAATATCACGAAGGAGCTCAATGGCGACCCAGTAATGAAAGAGAAAGTATTGGATATCCCTAAGATCAGAATAATTAATAACACCGAGGTTTCTATGATCGAGGGCGACCGAACAGTTGAGTCAATCAGAATTAAGTCCAGAGATGGGGGGTTATCAAAGGATCTAAATGTCTCGGGGGTATTTATAGAGGTCGGTTCTTTACCAGCAACTGACTACTTAAAGGGCTTGGTTAAGCTCAACAAGAACTCGGAGATCATAATAGATAAATACAATATGACATCTGAGCCAGGTATATTCGCCGCTGGCGATATAACTGATATTATAGAGAAACAAATTATTACTGCGGCCGGTGAAGGGGCTAAAGCCGCCATTTGTGCCTCTCAGTATTTGTCTAGGAAATAA